Proteins from one Thaumasiovibrio subtropicus genomic window:
- the nrdR gene encoding transcriptional regulator NrdR, producing MHCPFCAATDTKVIDSRLVADGHQVRRRRQCLACNERYTTFETAELLMPKVIKTNGNREPFDEDKMRNGIARALEKRPVSTDDVERAINAIKSRLRATGEREVGSEMIGNLIMEALKELDKVAYIRFASVYRSFEDIREFGEEIARLEK from the coding sequence ATGCATTGTCCGTTCTGCGCGGCGACCGATACTAAAGTGATTGATTCACGACTGGTTGCTGATGGTCACCAAGTACGCCGCCGTCGCCAGTGTTTGGCATGTAACGAGCGTTACACCACATTTGAAACTGCTGAGCTATTGATGCCGAAGGTGATTAAAACTAACGGCAATCGTGAACCTTTTGATGAAGACAAGATGCGTAATGGCATTGCCCGCGCTTTGGAGAAGCGTCCGGTGAGCACCGATGATGTGGAACGTGCCATCAATGCCATTAAGTCGCGATTACGCGCAACAGGTGAGCGTGAAGTTGGCTCAGAGATGATCGGTAATTTGATCATGGAAGCGCTTAAAGAGCTCGATAAAGTCGCTTATATTCGGTTTGCGTCTGTGTATCGTAGCTTTGAAGATATCCGCGAATTCGGCGAAGAGATCGCTCGACTTGAAAAATAG
- the glyA gene encoding serine hydroxymethyltransferase, translating to MLKRDMNIADYDAELFTAIQEETARQEEHIELIASENYTSPRVMEAQGSQLTNKYAEGYPGKRYYGGCEYVDKAEQLAIDRACELFGAEYANVQPHSGSQANNAVYMALLNAGDTVLGMSLAHGGHLTHGSPVNFSGKLYNVIPYGIDEQGQIDYAEVEALALEHKPKMIIGGFSAYSQIVDWAKMREIADKVGAYFFVDMAHVAGLIAAGVYPTPVPHAHVVTTTTHKTLAGPRGGLILSNEGEDFYKKLNSAVFPGGQGGPLMHVIAAKAVAFKEAMEPEFKEYQARVVENAKAMVETFLSRGYNIVSGSTENHLFLVDLIDKNITGKEADAALGAANITVNKNSVPNDPRSPFVTSGIRVGTPAITRRGFSVEDAKNLAGWMCDVLDNIEDQAVIEATKAKVLEICQRLPVYA from the coding sequence ATGTTAAAGCGTGATATGAATATTGCCGATTATGATGCAGAACTGTTTACTGCGATTCAGGAAGAGACGGCGCGTCAGGAAGAGCATATCGAACTGATTGCTTCCGAAAACTACACTAGCCCACGTGTAATGGAAGCACAGGGTTCTCAGCTGACTAACAAATACGCGGAAGGTTACCCTGGTAAGCGTTACTACGGTGGTTGTGAGTATGTCGATAAAGCCGAGCAGCTAGCTATCGACCGAGCGTGTGAGTTGTTTGGTGCAGAATATGCCAACGTTCAGCCACACTCAGGCTCTCAAGCAAACAATGCGGTATACATGGCGCTACTGAATGCAGGCGATACGGTATTGGGCATGAGCCTCGCACACGGCGGTCACTTAACTCACGGTTCTCCTGTTAACTTCTCGGGTAAGCTTTACAACGTCATTCCTTACGGTATCGATGAGCAAGGTCAAATTGACTACGCGGAAGTGGAAGCGTTGGCGCTAGAGCATAAGCCTAAGATGATCATCGGTGGCTTCTCTGCGTACTCTCAAATTGTTGATTGGGCGAAGATGCGTGAGATTGCTGACAAAGTTGGCGCTTACTTCTTCGTTGATATGGCACACGTAGCTGGCCTGATTGCCGCCGGTGTCTACCCGACGCCAGTACCACATGCGCACGTTGTGACAACCACAACACACAAAACGCTCGCGGGTCCTCGTGGTGGTCTTATCCTTTCGAACGAAGGTGAAGACTTCTACAAGAAACTGAACTCTGCGGTATTCCCAGGCGGTCAAGGTGGCCCACTGATGCATGTTATCGCCGCGAAAGCTGTTGCTTTCAAAGAAGCGATGGAGCCTGAGTTCAAAGAGTACCAAGCACGCGTTGTTGAAAATGCAAAAGCCATGGTGGAGACGTTCCTATCTCGTGGTTACAACATCGTGTCTGGTAGCACCGAAAATCACCTGTTCCTTGTTGATCTGATCGATAAGAACATCACAGGTAAAGAAGCGGATGCCGCTTTGGGTGCCGCGAACATCACCGTGAACAAAAACAGTGTACCGAATGACCCACGTAGCCCATTCGTAACCTCTGGTATTCGTGTGGGCACACCTGCGATTACTCGCCGTGGTTTCTCGGTAGAAGATGCGAAAAACCTAGCAGGTTGGATGTGTGACGTGCTTGATAACATTGAAGATCAAGCTGTGATCGAAGCGACCAAAGCGAAAGTGTTGGAAATCTGTCAGCGCCTTCCAGTATACGCTTAA